A genomic segment from Mus musculus strain C57BL/6J chromosome 13, GRCm38.p6 C57BL/6J encodes:
- the Vmn1r193 gene encoding vomeronasal 1 receptor 193 codes for MSCLLPCVSEKVFLVLSMKMIWSDLIEGTIFLSLVGLGVLGNKILFVRHLYAVIMGPENKIIDVILIHLAFVNTIIIYCIGVRNIATVFYIRNFLGDVGCKTIIYLERVARGLSICTTCLLSVVQAVTISPRTTLWRKLKPQTTWHVLVFLILFWIFNSLISSNLLHYITAGSSMNRSVVGMFTGYCYMLPSRHTVKWLFLSFMALRDVIFQGLMGCSSGSMSLRLYKHHVRVLYLYSSGSANNSRPEIRATQRVLTLMTCFLFFYLADFIFSLYTGSTVTRDSTILNIKAFLVLSYAGLSPFILIIKDICVPKTCCVP; via the coding sequence ATGTCATGTTTACTTCCTTGTGTTTCTGAAAAGGTTTTCCTAGTTCTGAGCATGAAGATGATTTGGAGTGACCTCATCGAGGGGACAATTTTCCTTTCACTTGTTGGACTTGGAGTTTTAGGAAACAAAATCTTATTTGTAAGACATTTGTATGCAGTCATCATGGGTCCTgagaacaaaattatagatgtcATTCTCATCCACTTGGCTTTTGTAAACACAATCATTATTTATTGCATAGGGGTCAGAAACATAGCCACAGTTTTTTACATCAGAAACTTCCTGGGTGATGTTGGTTGTAAAACTATAATTTATCTAGAAAGGGTTGCCCGTGGCCTCTCCATCTGCACCACCTGTCTCCTCAGCGTGGTCCAGGCTGTCACCATCAGTCCCAGGACCACACTGTGGAGAAAGCTCAAACCACAGACCACATGGCATGTTCttgtctttctcatcctcttttggATATTTAATTCCCTGATAAGCTCCAACTTGCTTCACTATATCACAGCAGGCAGTAGCATGAACAGGTCTGTAGTTGGGATGTTTACTGGGTATTGCTATATGCTGCCATCCAGGCACACAGTTAAGTGGCTGTTCCTTTCTTTCATGGCTCTTCGTGACGTCATTTTCCAGGGTCTCATGGGCTGCAGCAGTGGGTCTATGTCTCTCCGTctgtacaaacatcatgtccGTGTCCTCTATCTTTACAGCTCAGGGTCTGCAAACAATTCCAGGCCAGaaatcagagctacacagagggtTCTCACTCTCATgacctgtttccttttcttttatttggcaGATTTCATTTTCTCCTTATACACAGGTTCCACTGTGACACGTGACTCCACAATACTAAATATTAAAGCATTTTTAGTACTTAGTTATGCTGGTCTCAGCCCTTTTATCCTGATCATCAAGGATATTTGTGTTCCTAAGACCTGCTGTGTCCCCTGA
- the Vmn1r194 gene encoding vomeronasal 1 receptor 194 — protein sequence MNWNNIIQTIVFLSLTGPGIVGNILMFVRLVYTSAFRTEKKPVNLILIHLAFSNLIILCSTGIRDIATVFYFRNFLGDIGCKAVVYLARMARGLSICTTCLLSTVQAVTISPRTTIWKKAKPQTSRQVLTYVFLFWILNILTSSNLLYYITAGSGMNRSGVTGYIGHCYMLPSKHTVKWLFLLLMAVRDLVFQSLMGWSSGYISFHLYKHHKRVLYLHSCRFVNTFSPEIRAAQSVVILMSCFLFFYWADFIFSLYTGSMVSHDSIILNTKTCLVLGYAVLSPFILMNRDVPVAKS from the coding sequence ATGAACTGGAATAACATTATCCAGACAATAGTCTTCCTTTCTCTTACTGGACCTGGCATTGTAGGAAATATCTTAATGTTTGTGAGACTTGTGTACACTTCAGCCTTCAGGACTGAGAAAAAGCCTGTCAATCTTATTCTCATCCACTTGGCATTTTCTAATCTGATCATTCTTTGTAGCACAGGGATCAGAGATATAGCCACAGTGTTTTATTTCAGAAACTTCCTCGGAGATATTGGCTGTAAAGCTGTAGTTTATCTAGCAAGGATGGCACGGGGCCTTTCTATCTGTACCACCTGTCTCCTCAGTACAGTCCAGGCTGTCACCATCAGTCCTAGGACAACCATTTGGAAAAAGGCCAAACCACAGACTTCGAGGCAAGTTCTTACTTATGTCTTCCTCTTTTGGATCCTTAATATTCTCACAAGTTCCAATTTGTTGTACTATATAACAGCAGGCAGTGGCATGAacagatctggagttacagggtaCATTGGACATTGCTATATGTTGCCATCCAAGCACACAGTTAAGTGGCTTTTCCTCTTGCTCATGGCTGTTCGTGATCTCGTCTTCCAGAGTCTCATGGGCTGGAGCAGTGGATACATCTCTTTTCACCTGTATAAGCATCACAAGCGTGTCCTCTACCTTCATAGCTGCAGGTTTGTAAATACTTTCAGCCCAGAGATCAGAGCTGCACAGAGTGTTGTCATTCTCATGagctgtttccttttcttttattgggcagacttcattttttctttatatacaggTTCCATGGTGAGTCATGATTCCATTATACTAAATACTAAAACATGTCTAGTACTTGGTTATGctgttctcagcccctttattctGATGAACAGAGATGTCCCTGTTGCTAAATCCTAG